A genomic segment from Pseudomonas sp. M30-35 encodes:
- the putA gene encoding bifunctional proline dehydrogenase/L-glutamate gamma-semialdehyde dehydrogenase PutA has protein sequence MFKASHVLQDEFLTRISAAKAADFFPVISANYSVDEAAYLTELLELADPGEAGIEAIRQNARTLIEHVRSRDNAVDTLDALLRQYSLDTQEGLMLMCLAEALLRVPDAVTADALIRDKLSAAEWERHLGKSDSVLVNFAAWGLVMTGKVVDPETADGRPKNVLGKLIKRSGEPVIRAAMNQAMKLMGKQFVLGRTISEALKNGRPEREKGYSYSFDMLGEAALTVEDADKYMADYRQAIDTVGAEPQVGKGPRPSVSIKLSALHPRYEVAQRERVLIELFDNVRELCVRARKLDVGISIDAEEADRLELSLELYEKLLRDPAIAGWGEVGLVIQAYSKRCLPVLVWLTLLGKELGEKMPLRLVKGAYWDSEIKQCHVQGLDGFPVFTRKEGTDSSYLACARFLLSEFTRGVIYPQFASHNAHTVSCILTMAAALPQPRDFEFQRLHGMGDALYDTVLEKHATNVRIYAPVGAHKDLLPYLVRRLLENGANSSFVHQLVDPSMPIESLLDHPVTQLRKFKSLSNEKIPLPPALFGAARKNSQGINMNIEHSWAELNKAYQPHLSRQWHAAPVINGEKLAGTAQDVHCPYELSKVVGSAEFATAAQAAQALDVLSAAWPRWNATAIDDRASVFERLADLLETHRAELMAMCTLEAGKSLQDGIDEVREAVDFCRYYAQQARLRLGREELQGPTGERNELFHEGRGIFVCVSPWNFPLAIYLGQIAAALVAGNCVLAKPAEQTSLIAARALELMFEAGLPKDVIAFLPGDGATLGGVFCRDARVSGVCFTGSTDTARIINRQLAEKQGPIAALIAETGGQNAMIVDSTALPEQVVKDAVQSAFTSAGQRCSALRVLYVQADIADRVLELLKGAMAELKVGPTHLRANDIGPVIDAEAKAGLDAHVAKLKGEGKLIAETQMPADLDGHFVAPVAFEISGINELEKENFGPILHVVRYQASELEAVVGAINGTGYGLTLGVHSRNEETAARIEALARVGNLYINRNQIGAVVGVQPFGGCGLSGTGPKAGGPSYLLRFVNERTTSVNTTAVGGNASLLSLGDEV, from the coding sequence ATGTTTAAAGCCAGTCACGTCTTGCAGGACGAGTTCCTAACCCGGATCTCTGCCGCCAAGGCCGCCGATTTTTTCCCTGTCATCAGCGCTAATTACAGCGTTGACGAGGCAGCCTATCTCACTGAGCTTTTAGAGCTCGCCGACCCCGGTGAAGCAGGCATTGAGGCTATCCGCCAGAATGCCCGCACATTGATTGAACATGTGCGTAGCCGGGACAATGCCGTCGATACCCTCGACGCACTTCTTCGTCAGTACAGCCTCGACACCCAGGAAGGGCTGATGCTCATGTGCCTGGCCGAGGCTTTGCTGCGGGTGCCGGATGCTGTCACTGCCGATGCGTTGATCCGCGACAAGCTCAGCGCTGCCGAGTGGGAACGCCACTTAGGTAAGAGTGACAGCGTTCTGGTCAACTTTGCTGCCTGGGGCTTGGTCATGACCGGCAAGGTGGTTGACCCGGAAACAGCAGACGGCCGCCCAAAAAACGTGTTGGGCAAGTTGATCAAGCGTTCCGGCGAGCCGGTTATTCGCGCGGCGATGAACCAGGCCATGAAACTCATGGGCAAGCAGTTCGTACTGGGTCGGACCATCAGTGAAGCACTGAAAAATGGCCGCCCGGAGCGTGAAAAAGGTTACAGCTATTCCTTTGATATGTTGGGTGAAGCAGCGCTGACCGTTGAAGACGCCGACAAGTACATGGCCGACTATCGTCAGGCGATTGATACCGTTGGCGCTGAGCCGCAAGTTGGTAAAGGCCCGCGTCCATCGGTATCGATCAAACTTTCGGCGCTGCACCCGCGCTATGAAGTGGCTCAGCGTGAGCGCGTACTGATTGAATTGTTCGATAACGTGCGCGAGTTGTGTGTGCGTGCCCGCAAGCTGGACGTTGGCATCTCGATCGATGCCGAAGAAGCTGATCGCCTTGAGCTGTCGCTCGAACTCTACGAAAAGCTCCTGCGTGACCCGGCAATTGCAGGTTGGGGTGAAGTGGGTCTGGTCATTCAGGCTTACTCCAAGCGTTGCTTGCCAGTGCTGGTATGGCTGACCTTGTTGGGCAAAGAACTCGGCGAAAAAATGCCTCTGCGCCTGGTCAAAGGTGCGTATTGGGACAGCGAAATCAAACAGTGCCATGTTCAGGGTCTGGATGGTTTCCCGGTATTTACCCGCAAAGAAGGCACCGACAGTTCTTACCTGGCCTGTGCCCGTTTCCTGTTGTCCGAGTTCACCCGTGGGGTGATCTATCCGCAGTTCGCCAGCCACAACGCGCACACGGTCAGCTGCATTCTGACCATGGCCGCCGCGCTGCCACAGCCGCGTGATTTCGAGTTCCAGCGCCTGCACGGCATGGGCGACGCGCTGTATGACACGGTGCTGGAAAAGCACGCGACTAATGTGCGTATTTACGCTCCGGTTGGCGCACACAAAGACCTGCTGCCGTATCTGGTGCGTCGTCTGTTGGAAAACGGTGCGAACTCCTCGTTTGTGCATCAATTGGTTGACCCAAGCATGCCGATTGAGTCACTTCTTGATCATCCAGTGACGCAGTTGCGCAAGTTCAAGTCGCTCAGCAATGAGAAAATTCCACTTCCGCCTGCACTGTTCGGTGCTGCTCGGAAAAACTCCCAAGGCATCAACATGAATATCGAGCACTCCTGGGCAGAATTGAACAAAGCCTACCAGCCGCACCTCAGCCGCCAATGGCACGCAGCACCTGTAATCAATGGTGAAAAGCTCGCCGGTACTGCGCAAGATGTGCACTGCCCATATGAGTTGAGCAAGGTTGTTGGCAGCGCTGAGTTCGCGACCGCCGCCCAAGCCGCTCAAGCGCTTGATGTGTTGAGTGCTGCCTGGCCGCGCTGGAATGCCACTGCAATCGATGACCGTGCGAGTGTTTTCGAGCGCTTGGCAGACCTGCTGGAAACCCACCGTGCAGAGCTGATGGCAATGTGCACGCTGGAGGCGGGTAAGAGCCTGCAAGACGGTATCGATGAGGTGCGTGAAGCGGTTGATTTCTGCCGCTATTACGCGCAGCAAGCGCGCCTACGTTTAGGTCGTGAAGAGCTGCAAGGCCCTACTGGCGAACGTAATGAGCTGTTCCATGAAGGGCGCGGTATTTTCGTTTGCGTCAGCCCGTGGAACTTCCCTCTGGCTATCTACTTGGGCCAGATTGCTGCAGCATTGGTTGCCGGTAACTGCGTACTGGCTAAGCCAGCAGAGCAGACCAGCCTGATTGCTGCACGTGCTCTGGAGCTGATGTTTGAAGCGGGCTTGCCGAAAGATGTAATTGCTTTCCTGCCGGGTGATGGCGCTACTTTGGGCGGCGTATTTTGCCGTGATGCCCGTGTATCGGGTGTGTGCTTCACCGGTTCGACCGATACCGCGCGAATCATCAACCGCCAATTGGCTGAAAAACAAGGTCCAATCGCTGCCTTGATCGCCGAAACTGGCGGCCAGAACGCGATGATCGTTGACTCGACAGCACTGCCTGAGCAGGTGGTTAAAGACGCCGTGCAATCGGCCTTTACCAGCGCTGGCCAACGTTGTTCGGCCCTGCGCGTGCTCTATGTGCAGGCTGATATCGCCGACCGCGTGCTGGAGCTGCTCAAAGGTGCGATGGCCGAACTCAAAGTTGGTCCGACACACCTGCGTGCCAACGACATTGGCCCGGTGATCGACGCTGAAGCTAAAGCCGGTCTGGATGCTCACGTTGCTAAGCTCAAAGGCGAAGGCAAGCTGATCGCTGAAACACAAATGCCAGCTGATCTTGATGGGCATTTCGTGGCGCCTGTGGCGTTTGAAATTAGCGGCATCAACGAATTGGAGAAAGAAAACTTTGGCCCGATCCTGCACGTAGTGCGCTATCAGGCCAGCGAGCTGGAAGCGGTGGTCGGCGCTATCAACGGCACCGGTTACGGCTTGACCCTTGGGGTTCACAGCCGTAACGAAGAAACCGCCGCACGCATCGAAGCCTTG